In Gossypium arboreum isolate Shixiya-1 chromosome 6, ASM2569848v2, whole genome shotgun sequence, the following are encoded in one genomic region:
- the LOC108486384 gene encoding pentatricopeptide repeat-containing protein At1g34160 yields the protein MANLESLVQRCASFSHIKQLQAYFITTGIFNCRIRSKLLDLCAIAPFGSLSFAISVFHQIPTPFTNDFNAIIRGLMQSPQPSTAFAWYRAMLRGSFRVDALTCSFTLKACARVLAATESLQLHANIIRFGFMADALLGTTLLDLYAKVGNLIYARKVFDEMPQRDIASWNSLVFGLAQGSQASEALDLFKRMGVEGLKPNEVTVIGVLSACSHMGDFKEGQKIHGFIRNQKFYMNLQVCNALIDMYANCGFVDKAYGVFDDMGGRKCIVTWNTMIMAFAMDGDGCKALELFERMDGAGVQPDAVTYLTVLCACNHAGLVEDGVRLFNMMGKHGVEPNVKHYGCMVDLLGRAGRLKEAYDIINSMPMVPDVVLWQSLLGACRIYKDVEMAEIASRNLVEMGSTNCGDFVLLSNIYAAHERWNDVGKVRDAMKNTDVKKVPGFSYIEVDGLRHKFFTDDKSNARWKEIYAKLDEIRFKIKELGYVAETSFVLHDIGEEEKENQLCYHSEKLAVAFGLISTSKGTPIQVIKNLRICGDCHVVIKLVSKIYKRQIVVRDRVRFHKFKDGFCSCRDYW from the coding sequence ATGGCCAATCTTGAGTCACTCGTACAGAGATGCGCGTCCTTCTCCCACATAAAGCAACTCCAAGCTTACTTCATCACAACCGGCATCTTCAACTGCCGCATTCGCTCCAAACTCCTCGATCTTTGTGCCATCGCCCCCTTTGGCTCTCTCTCCTTTGCTATCTCTGTTTTCCACCAAATCCCAACTCCTTTTACCAATGACTTCAATGCCATTATCCGCGGCCTGATGCAAAGCCCTCAACCCTCCACCGCTTTCGCATGGTACAGAGCCATGCTACGTGGATCTTTCAGAGTGGATGCCCTCACTTGCTCTTTCACTCTTAAAGCTTGCGCACGTGTCTTGGCTGCTACGGAGTCTCTTCAGCTTCATGCTAACATCATACGCTTTGGGTTCATGGCGGATGCTTTGTTAGGAACTACTTTGCTGGATCTGTATGCTAAGGTTGGCAATCTAATTTATGCTAGGAAAGTGTTCGATGAAATGCCTCAAAGAGATATCGCCTCGTGGAATTCCTTGGTTTTCGGGTTGGCTCAAGGGAGCCAAGCGAGTGAAGCATTAGATTTGTTTAAGAGAATGGGAGTTGAAGGTTTAAAGCCTAATGAGGTAACGGTTATTGGTGTTCTTTCAGCGTGTTCGCATATGGGAGATTTTAAAGAAGGTCAAAAGATTCATGGGTTTATAAGGAACCAAAAGTTTTATATGAACCTGCAAGTTTGTAATGCGCTTATTGATATGTATGCAAATTGCGGATTTGTGGATAAGGCGTATGGTGTGTTTGATGACATGGGTGGTAGAAAGTGTATCGTTACATGGAATACTATGATCATGGCCTTTGCAATGGACGGAGATGGATGTAAAGCGCTGGAACTTTTTGAGCGAATGGATGGAGCTGGGGTGCAACCAGATGCTGTCACATATCTCACTGTGTTATGCGCTTGTAATCATGCTGGCCTGGTGGAGGATGGTGTGAGATTGTTTAATATGATGGGGAAGCATGGAGTGGAGCCTAATGTAAAGCATTATGGGTGTATGGTTGATTTGCTAGGTCGAGCCGGGAGGCTTAAAGAGGCTTATGATATTATCAATTCCATGCCAATGGTGCCTGACGTAGTGCTTTGGCAGAGTTTGCTTGGAGCTTGCCGGATTTACAAGGATGTGGAGATGGCAGAGATTGCTTCGAGGAATCTAGTAGAGATGGGGTCTACTAATTGCGGGGATTTCGTGTTGTTATCAAACATATATGCTGCGCATGAGAGATGGAATGACGTTGGTAAGGTGAGGGATGCTATGAAGAACACGGATGTGAAAAAGGTGCCTGGTTTTAGCTACATAGAGGTGGACGGTTTGAGGCACAAGTTTTTCACCGATGATAAGAGCAATGCCAGGTGGAAAGAGATATATGCGAAATTGGATGAGATCAGATTCAAGATTAAAGAGTTAGGCTACGTTGCAGAGACTAGTTTTGTTCTTCATGACATAGGGGAGGAGGAGAAGGAGAACCAACTGTGTTATCATAGCGAGAAGTTGGCAGTGGCCTTTGGCTTGATTAGTACGAGTAAAGGAACCCCAATTCAAGTGATCAAGAATCTTAGGATATGTGGAGATTGTCATGTTGTGATTAAGCTCGTATCAAAGATATATAAGCGACAAATTGTCGTGAGAGATCGAGTTCGGTTCCACAAATTTAAAGATGGATTTTGTTCTTGTAGAGATTACTGGTAA
- the LOC108486385 gene encoding very-long-chain aldehyde decarbonylase GL1-9-like, which translates to MVFWEGYVSDEAMGTVAPVVVYWLYAGFYELLPHLDKYRLHTRKEEEEKNAVPFVSVVRGVLFQQLVQATVAKLLFLLTSTADASGTTIQPSVPVQLAQFIVAMLVMDTWQYFVHRFMHQNKFLYRHVHSQHHRLVVPYAIGALYNHPLEGLLLDTFGGAISFLVSGMTARTAVIFFCFAVIKTVDDHCGLWLPGNIFHIFFWNNSAYHDIHHQLQGTKYNYSQPFFANWDKLLGTHMPYDLLKRPEGGFEVRLKKD; encoded by the exons ATGGTGTTTTGGGAAGGATATGTGAGTGATGAAGCAATGGGGACAGTTGCCCCGGTTGTTGTATATTGGTTGTATGCTGGGTTTTATGAACTCTTACCACATTTGGATAAGTACCGTTTACATACTAGAAAAGAGGAGGAAGAGAAGAATGCCGTGCCTTTCGTTTCAGTTGTTAGGGGTGTTCTATTTCAACAGCTTGTTCAAGCAACTGTTGCTAAATTGCTCTTTCTG TTGACATCAACGGCAGATGCATCTGGGACCACAATCCAGCCTTCAGTTCCTGTTCAACTTGCGCAATTTATTGTTGCAATGCTTGTCATGGATACATGGCAGTACTTTGTTCACCGTTTCATGCATCAAAACAAATTTTTGTACCGTCATGTCCACTCCCAACATCATAGGCTGGTTGTTCCCTATGCAATTGGGGCCCTTTACAATCACCCACTTGAGGGTCTCTTGCTCGATACTTTTGGTGGTGCCATCTCTTTCCTCGTCTCTGGAATGACTGCACGAACAGCTGTAATTTTCTTCTGTTTTGCTGTGATTAAAACTGTGGACGATCATTGTGGGCTATGGTTGCCTGGTAATATTTTCCATATATTTTTCTGGAATAACTCTGCTTATCATGACATCCATCATCAACTCCAAGGCACAAAGTATAACTACTCTCAGCCGTTCTTCGCCAACTGGGATAAGCTACTTGGAACTCATATGCCTTATGATCTTTTGAAGCGACCGGAGGGGGGTTTTGAGGTAAGGCTAAAGAAAGACTAG